A section of the Acidimicrobiia bacterium genome encodes:
- a CDS encoding Uma2 family endonuclease has translation MTVTSERLTLDEFLARDFPPRTQLVNGEVVMNQPKARHDRIAFHLARRLAEWVEEKGSGEAAVNRGWTSTGPNYFVPDAWWVQADRITPGDVSLTPHYPDIVIEVRSPSTWRYDIGPKRAAYEQAGVAELWFVDPDSETVAVDRRSKPDAPKFDVQLELGRGSVLESPLLRGFSITIDELFDR, from the coding sequence GTGACCGTCACCAGCGAACGACTCACCCTCGACGAGTTCCTCGCCCGCGACTTCCCCCCGCGCACTCAGCTCGTCAACGGGGAAGTCGTGATGAACCAACCGAAGGCTCGGCACGACCGCATCGCCTTCCATCTCGCACGCCGGCTCGCCGAGTGGGTCGAGGAGAAGGGGTCGGGTGAGGCGGCCGTCAATCGCGGGTGGACGTCGACCGGCCCGAACTATTTCGTACCCGACGCATGGTGGGTGCAGGCCGATCGGATCACGCCCGGTGACGTTTCGTTGACGCCGCACTACCCGGACATCGTGATCGAAGTGCGGTCTCCGTCCACGTGGCGCTACGACATCGGCCCCAAGCGCGCTGCCTACGAGCAGGCGGGTGTGGCGGAGCTGTGGTTCGTCGACCCCGATTCCGAGACGGTGGCCGTCGACCGACGGTCGAAGCCAGATGCGCCGAAGTTCGACGTGCAGCTCGAGCTCGGGCGCGGGTCGGTCCTCGAGTCGCCACTCCTTCGCGGGTTCTCGATCACGATCGACGAGCTCTTCGACCGCTGA
- a CDS encoding glycosyltransferase, with protein MQRVAMLSVHTSPLAQPGSGDAGGMNVYVHALASALARAGVAVDVLTRLEHPEQPPVVVVEPGYRVMHIEAGPCAPVPRHAFPELVAPFGEAARATLERCGTDYDVLHANYWVSGAVGHRLKHELDLPLVTTFHSLDRVRASVGLGDEITLRPRVEAEVVRCADLVIAATSDERDQLVRYYGADPERVEIVPQGVDPRLFSPGDQAAARRALRLDDGPVLLFVGRIQPLKGVDLAVEALARLETRRATLLVVGGPSGLEGEAELERVHRRVEDLGLEARVRFVAPQPHAKLATYYRAADVCIVPSRSESFGLVALEAAACGTPVVATNVGGLRFVVDHGSTGYLVDGRDPDDFAVPIDRILRGDAGPMAERAVERAAGYRWNIAAARLRRHYDDLALRALVQCT; from the coding sequence ATGCAGCGGGTGGCCATGCTGAGCGTCCACACGTCGCCGCTGGCGCAGCCGGGAAGCGGCGACGCCGGCGGTATGAACGTGTATGTGCACGCACTTGCTTCGGCGCTCGCGCGCGCCGGTGTCGCGGTCGACGTGTTGACACGCCTCGAACACCCCGAGCAGCCACCGGTCGTGGTCGTCGAGCCGGGCTACCGCGTGATGCACATCGAGGCCGGACCGTGCGCGCCGGTTCCTCGGCACGCGTTCCCCGAGCTCGTCGCACCTTTTGGCGAAGCCGCGCGCGCAACGCTCGAACGGTGCGGCACCGACTACGACGTGCTGCACGCGAACTACTGGGTCTCGGGCGCGGTGGGACACCGGCTCAAGCACGAGCTCGACCTTCCGCTCGTCACCACGTTCCACTCGCTCGATCGCGTGCGCGCGTCGGTCGGACTCGGCGACGAGATCACGTTGCGACCGCGCGTCGAGGCCGAGGTCGTGCGCTGCGCCGATCTCGTGATCGCGGCTACTAGCGATGAACGCGACCAGCTCGTGCGCTACTACGGCGCCGATCCCGAGCGCGTCGAGATCGTCCCCCAAGGTGTCGACCCACGGTTGTTCTCGCCCGGCGACCAGGCGGCTGCCCGCCGTGCGCTCCGGCTCGACGACGGGCCCGTGCTGTTGTTCGTGGGGCGGATCCAGCCGCTGAAGGGCGTCGACCTCGCGGTCGAGGCACTCGCCCGGCTCGAGACACGCCGAGCCACGCTCCTCGTTGTCGGCGGGCCGAGTGGTCTCGAAGGCGAGGCCGAGCTCGAGCGTGTGCACCGCCGGGTCGAAGACCTCGGGCTCGAGGCGCGGGTGCGGTTCGTCGCGCCGCAGCCGCACGCGAAGCTCGCGACCTATTACCGCGCCGCCGACGTCTGCATCGTGCCATCGCGCTCGGAGTCGTTCGGTCTTGTCGCGCTCGAGGCCGCCGCGTGCGGCACACCGGTCGTCGCCACGAACGTCGGAGGTCTCCGCTTCGTCGTCGACCACGGCTCCACCGGCTATCTCGTCGACGGGCGAGATCCCGACGACTTCGCGGTGCCGATCGACCGGATCCTGCGCGGCGATGCGGGCCCGATGGCCGAACGCGCGGTCGAACGCGCGGCCGGCTACCGATGGAACATCGCCGCCGCTCGGCTTCGGCGTCACTACGACGACCTCGCGCTCCGCGCCCTCGTGCAGTGCACCTGA
- the cobA gene encoding uroporphyrinogen-III C-methyltransferase, producing MTVYLVGAGPGDPRLITVRGADALARADVVVYDRLASAALLDLVPPDAELISAAKAPGRVELTQDEINGLLVERGRAGTTVVRLKGGDPFVFGRGGEEAEALAAAGVPFEVVPGITSAIGAPAYAGIPVTHRGVSTHFTVVAGHEDPTKEHTDVDWGALARVGGTLVILMGAGNVGEIAQRLIDGGLDRATPVAAVRNGTRSDQQTVRATLATIGGAGVRAPSAIVVGEVAALDLAWFESRPLFGRSVVVTRAREQASELRARLAALGAEVIELPAIAIEPVHVALPDLSGFEWLVFTSANGVDAFFDRGLSAVRLDARALAPLRVAVIGPGTETALLTRGIVADLVPERSVAEALLDAFPDPSTAGARVLLARAEQGRDVLPEGLAARGYAVDVLPVYRTVQAEPDAEALARVREGRVDAITFTSSSTVTNLCDLLDAIPDPQPLVVSIGPVTSETARARGLRVDGEADPHTIDGLVDALVTRLSR from the coding sequence GTGACCGTCTACCTCGTCGGCGCGGGGCCGGGAGATCCGCGCCTCATCACGGTGCGCGGCGCCGACGCTCTCGCGCGCGCCGACGTCGTCGTGTACGACCGGCTCGCGTCAGCTGCGCTGCTCGACCTCGTCCCGCCGGATGCCGAGCTCATCTCGGCGGCGAAGGCGCCGGGCCGGGTCGAGCTCACCCAAGACGAGATCAACGGGTTGCTCGTCGAGCGCGGGCGCGCAGGCACGACCGTCGTACGGCTGAAGGGCGGCGACCCGTTCGTCTTCGGCCGCGGTGGGGAGGAAGCCGAGGCGCTCGCGGCGGCAGGCGTGCCGTTCGAGGTCGTGCCCGGCATCACCAGCGCGATCGGCGCGCCGGCTTACGCGGGGATCCCGGTCACGCACCGCGGGGTGTCGACGCACTTCACGGTCGTGGCGGGTCACGAAGACCCGACGAAGGAACACACCGACGTCGACTGGGGCGCGCTCGCGCGCGTAGGCGGCACGCTGGTGATTCTCATGGGCGCGGGGAACGTCGGAGAGATCGCCCAGCGGCTGATCGACGGCGGGCTCGACCGCGCGACCCCGGTCGCGGCGGTGCGCAACGGCACGCGCTCGGATCAGCAGACGGTGCGGGCCACACTCGCGACCATCGGCGGGGCCGGTGTTCGCGCACCGAGCGCCATCGTCGTCGGTGAGGTCGCCGCGCTCGACCTGGCGTGGTTCGAGTCGCGGCCGCTGTTCGGACGATCGGTCGTGGTCACCCGCGCACGCGAGCAAGCCAGCGAACTGCGAGCGCGCCTGGCTGCACTCGGCGCCGAGGTGATCGAGCTCCCCGCGATCGCGATCGAACCCGTCCACGTCGCGCTCCCGGACCTCTCTGGCTTCGAGTGGCTGGTGTTCACCTCGGCGAACGGGGTGGACGCGTTCTTCGACCGCGGGCTCAGTGCTGTCCGACTCGACGCACGCGCGCTCGCTCCGTTGCGAGTCGCAGTGATCGGGCCCGGTACTGAGACCGCGCTCCTGACGCGCGGGATCGTGGCCGATCTCGTCCCCGAGCGATCCGTTGCGGAGGCACTCCTCGACGCGTTCCCGGATCCGAGCACCGCGGGAGCGCGTGTACTCCTGGCACGCGCCGAACAGGGCCGCGACGTGCTGCCGGAAGGTCTTGCCGCGCGCGGCTACGCAGTCGACGTGCTCCCGGTGTACCGCACCGTGCAGGCCGAGCCCGATGCCGAGGCACTTGCACGCGTGCGCGAGGGACGCGTCGACGCGATCACGTTCACGTCGTCGTCGACGGTGACGAACCTCTGCGACCTGCTCGACGCGATACCCGACCCGCAGCCCCTCGTGGTCTCGATCGGACCGGTCACGTCGGAGACAGCACGCGCCCGCGGCCTGCGGGTGGACGGCGAAGCCGACCCACACACGATCGACGGACTCGTGGACGCGCTCGTGACGCGTCTGTCGCGCTGA
- the proC gene encoding pyrroline-5-carboxylate reductase, which produces MNLALLGGGRMGEALARGLLASGWDGEAIAIAEIDGDRRRVLEEQLPGVRVVPSPAWAAADVDIIVIAVKPGDVAGVLEACTPTLPEHALVLSIAAGVTLSELEAAAGNRPVVRAMPNTGALVRKGAAAIAAGTRAEEQHLELAERVLGAVGTVVRVPEAHLDAVTGLSGSGPAYVFLLAEAMTEAGVLVGLPRSTAAALVRQTLLGAATLLEETGESPESLRAPVTSPGGTTPAG; this is translated from the coding sequence ATGAACCTTGCTCTGCTCGGTGGCGGCAGAATGGGCGAGGCGTTGGCGCGGGGTTTGCTCGCCTCCGGTTGGGACGGCGAAGCCATCGCGATCGCCGAGATCGACGGCGATCGGCGACGCGTCCTCGAGGAGCAACTCCCCGGCGTGCGCGTCGTTCCGAGCCCCGCCTGGGCGGCCGCCGACGTCGACATCATCGTGATCGCGGTGAAGCCGGGCGATGTCGCCGGCGTCCTCGAAGCGTGTACGCCCACTCTTCCCGAGCACGCGCTCGTGCTGTCGATCGCGGCCGGGGTGACGCTCAGTGAGCTCGAGGCCGCAGCCGGCAACCGTCCTGTCGTGCGCGCGATGCCCAACACGGGTGCGCTCGTCAGAAAGGGGGCGGCCGCGATCGCCGCGGGGACGCGAGCCGAAGAGCAACACCTCGAGCTCGCGGAGCGGGTGCTGGGCGCAGTCGGCACCGTCGTTCGCGTGCCGGAGGCTCACCTCGACGCGGTCACCGGACTCTCCGGCTCCGGACCCGCCTATGTGTTCCTTCTCGCGGAGGCGATGACCGAGGCCGGTGTGCTCGTTGGCTTGCCGCGTTCCACCGCTGCAGCACTTGTCCGGCAGACGTTGCTGGGTGCAGCGACGCTCCTCGAAGAGACCGGCGAGAGTCCGGAGTCGCTGCGCGCCCCGGTGACCTCCCCCGGGGGCACCACCCCCGCCGGC
- a CDS encoding helix-turn-helix domain-containing protein, producing MAQSFATARFLTVQEVADLMRVSTMTVYRIIKSGELPAVRVGRSFRVRDVDVDTYLGSRYTQTG from the coding sequence GTGGCGCAGTCTTTCGCCACGGCGCGGTTCCTGACGGTGCAGGAAGTCGCCGATCTGATGCGGGTCTCGACGATGACGGTCTACCGGATCATCAAGTCGGGCGAGTTGCCCGCGGTGCGCGTGGGACGGTCGTTCCGCGTGCGCGACGTCGACGTCGACACCTACCTCGGCTCGCGGTACACCCAAACCGGTTGA
- a CDS encoding SAM-dependent chlorinase/fluorinase, which produces MLIAFASDYGHADEFVGVCKAVMLGIAPDVRIVDLAHDIPAHDVRAGALLLVRAVQYLPEGTIVVAVVDPGVGTDRRLLAVEVEGGVLLGPDNGLLAPAVAMVGGPVRVVELRNPEYQLPAPGPTFAGRDVLAPAAGHLAAGTDLAELGPDVDPAGLVPGIVGLPDIQPGGVIAGEVWWVDRFGNCQLNVDPEALEAAGTGPGGRVEVRLPREVRAARWVHTYSDAKPSELVVLVDSYGLLSIALDRESAAAALGLRAGSAVTLVPEGATLTLTIEPEEQR; this is translated from the coding sequence GTGCTGATCGCATTCGCGTCCGACTACGGCCACGCTGACGAATTCGTCGGCGTGTGCAAGGCGGTGATGCTCGGCATCGCCCCCGACGTGAGAATCGTCGATCTTGCGCACGACATCCCGGCCCATGACGTTCGCGCCGGCGCGTTGCTGCTCGTCCGAGCCGTGCAGTACCTGCCCGAGGGGACCATCGTCGTCGCCGTCGTCGACCCGGGCGTCGGAACCGACCGGCGGCTCCTGGCAGTCGAGGTCGAGGGTGGCGTGCTCCTCGGGCCCGACAACGGCCTCCTGGCGCCGGCCGTTGCCATGGTCGGCGGTCCTGTACGCGTGGTCGAGCTGCGGAACCCCGAGTACCAGCTCCCCGCGCCGGGCCCGACCTTCGCCGGCCGTGACGTCCTGGCCCCAGCCGCCGGACATCTGGCCGCGGGTACCGACCTCGCGGAGCTCGGACCCGACGTCGACCCTGCGGGCCTGGTCCCCGGCATCGTCGGACTTCCCGACATACAACCGGGCGGGGTGATTGCCGGCGAGGTGTGGTGGGTCGACCGGTTCGGGAACTGTCAGCTCAACGTCGACCCCGAAGCACTCGAAGCCGCAGGGACGGGGCCCGGCGGGCGCGTCGAGGTGCGTCTCCCGCGTGAGGTGCGTGCCGCCCGTTGGGTGCACACCTACTCCGACGCCAAACCGTCGGAGCTCGTGGTGCTCGTCGACTCGTACGGGCTGCTCTCGATCGCCCTCGACCGCGAGTCCGCCGCCGCCGCGCTCGGACTCCGTGCCGGGAGTGCGGTGACGCTGGTGCCGGAGGGTGCCACGCTCACGCTCACCATCGAACCCGAGGAACAGCGATGA
- a CDS encoding bifunctional precorrin-2 dehydrogenase/sirohydrochlorin ferrochelatase, translated as MNGRAAISGYPVNLVVDGRRCVVVGAGRIAARKISALLDAGADVQVIAPDVGSEVRGWADAGKLELVDRTFEPADLDGAWLATTATGDPAVDHAVFFAAEERHVWVNSADDPANCSFTLMSVVRRGDLVLTIGTGGRSPALAAFLKTRFEDEFGPEYATLLDVLSDAREELRASGRSSEDVDWRQALDSGMLESIRAGRVDEAKETLRACLWS; from the coding sequence ATGAACGGCCGCGCTGCGATCTCCGGCTACCCGGTGAACCTGGTCGTCGACGGGCGCCGGTGCGTGGTCGTGGGCGCAGGTCGCATCGCGGCCAGGAAGATCTCGGCGCTGCTCGACGCGGGAGCCGACGTGCAGGTGATCGCGCCGGACGTGGGCTCCGAAGTGCGCGGCTGGGCCGATGCCGGAAAGCTCGAGCTGGTCGACCGCACGTTCGAGCCCGCCGATCTCGATGGCGCGTGGCTCGCGACCACTGCCACCGGTGATCCCGCCGTCGACCACGCGGTCTTCTTCGCCGCAGAGGAGCGACACGTGTGGGTGAACTCGGCGGACGATCCCGCCAACTGCTCCTTCACGTTGATGTCGGTCGTCCGGCGCGGTGACCTCGTCCTCACGATCGGCACCGGGGGCCGGAGCCCTGCCCTCGCCGCCTTCCTCAAGACACGCTTCGAGGACGAGTTCGGCCCGGAGTACGCGACCCTGCTCGACGTGCTCTCCGACGCCCGGGAAGAGCTCAGGGCCTCGGGGCGTTCATCCGAAGACGTTGATTGGCGACAGGCGCTCGATTCCGGCATGCTCGAATCGATCCGCGCCGGTCGTGTAGATGAAGCCAAGGAGACGCTGCGCGCATGTCTCTGGTCATAG
- a CDS encoding YbjN domain-containing protein yields MGIDRAHALIAAHLEGPVAAESYIQHVEYDPELRRWYVRFTCDGRDATTIYFDLHERTLRYEVYFLPDPPANHLELYEYLLRRNHTMYGARFSIGPDGDFYLVGRVALEHLTVTELDRVIGVLYELVERWFQPVVRLAYGPRIAPLAGNGK; encoded by the coding sequence ATGGGCATCGACAGAGCGCACGCGTTGATCGCCGCGCACCTCGAGGGCCCGGTCGCGGCCGAGTCGTACATCCAGCACGTCGAGTACGACCCCGAGCTCCGGCGTTGGTACGTGCGTTTCACCTGCGACGGTCGTGACGCGACGACGATCTACTTCGACCTTCACGAGCGCACGTTGCGCTACGAGGTGTACTTCCTTCCCGACCCGCCCGCGAACCATCTCGAGCTCTACGAGTACCTGCTGCGCCGCAACCACACCATGTACGGCGCGCGTTTCTCCATCGGGCCCGACGGCGACTTCTATCTCGTGGGCCGCGTCGCACTCGAACACCTGACCGTGACCGAGCTCGACCGCGTCATCGGCGTGCTGTACGAGCTCGTCGAGCGCTGGTTCCAGCCGGTGGTGCGCCTTGCCTACGGTCCCCGGATCGCGCCCCTTGCAGGAAACGGCAAGTAG
- the hemC gene encoding hydroxymethylbilane synthase has product MKLRLATRGSALARRQAERVAELLGGEVELVIVRTSGDQRTDVPIHELGGTGMFVKEVQQAVLDGRADLAQHSAKDLPAVTPEGLVLAAVPERADARDALVGSTFDGLPVGGRVATGSVRRRAQLAAARPDLTFAELRGNVDTRLAKATQHDAIVLAAAGLDRLGLGDRVTERLDTTLMLPMVGQGALAVECRADDASTLDRLAAIDDADAHTAVRAERAYLEQLGGGCSLPCAAFATVHRHHVSIEALLAALDGSVVVRAQAESSDPVEAGIAVAKTIFDHGGRELLRS; this is encoded by the coding sequence GTGAAGCTGCGCCTCGCGACGCGTGGGAGCGCACTGGCGCGCCGGCAGGCCGAGCGCGTCGCTGAGCTCCTCGGCGGCGAAGTCGAGCTGGTGATCGTGAGGACCAGCGGCGACCAGCGCACCGACGTGCCGATCCACGAGCTGGGCGGCACCGGCATGTTCGTGAAGGAAGTCCAGCAAGCGGTGCTCGACGGGCGAGCCGACCTCGCGCAGCACTCGGCCAAGGACCTCCCGGCTGTTACCCCTGAGGGTCTCGTGCTCGCGGCGGTGCCCGAGCGCGCCGACGCGCGTGACGCGCTCGTCGGCTCGACGTTCGACGGCTTGCCCGTGGGTGGGCGCGTCGCCACCGGTTCGGTTCGGCGTCGCGCGCAGCTCGCGGCCGCGCGTCCCGACCTGACCTTCGCCGAGTTACGCGGCAATGTCGACACACGCCTCGCAAAGGCAACGCAGCACGACGCCATCGTGCTCGCGGCGGCGGGCCTCGATCGCCTGGGTCTCGGCGACCGCGTAACGGAACGGCTCGACACGACGCTGATGCTCCCGATGGTCGGGCAGGGCGCGCTGGCGGTGGAGTGCCGTGCCGACGACGCGTCGACCCTCGACCGGCTCGCAGCGATCGACGACGCCGACGCCCACACCGCGGTCCGGGCAGAGCGCGCGTACCTCGAACAGCTGGGTGGCGGTTGCTCGCTCCCGTGCGCAGCCTTCGCGACGGTGCACCGCCATCACGTGTCGATCGAGGCACTGCTCGCCGCTCTCGACGGGAGCGTGGTGGTGCGCGCGCAGGCCGAGTCGTCCGACCCGGTGGAAGCAGGCATCGCGGTCGCGAAGACGATCTTCGATCATGGCGGGCGGGAGCTGCTCCGCTCGTGA
- a CDS encoding phosphatase, which translates to ARRARRDPRRGRGSHPSVEGNGTSFVTRRPKSRLPPKLPDPARDRTPAPPKAPSRRERLKDAHVAGRSARFLRDDVVRIMRALVRRETGATLGLPPFAELTMDQAAAAAELVFGWDGDGPRARIDPARTVDGFTAACARVLEVARGGGRIAFATGRPASLLGLHRALLGAASAAGGEVLRATESGPIDARDRRIWWVDGVATVSDGESLLADDSTAAADELLFLLPRPDLLVGDRAFAGTAAGSGLEVVAFAGLDAIALAVAAWRGMAVRVVPLDEHRPPQAYAPLLELLEEAVRAPQPDPVVPDLVRPSDPFGSRTGR; encoded by the coding sequence CGCACGGCGTGCGCGCCGCGATCCTCGACGCGGTCGAGGCAGCCACCCTTCGGTCGAGGGAAATGGGACGTCGTTCGTGACGCGCCGCCCGAAGTCGCGGCTCCCTCCCAAGCTCCCCGACCCCGCGCGCGACCGGACGCCGGCACCGCCGAAGGCGCCGTCACGGCGCGAGCGTCTGAAGGACGCTCACGTCGCCGGACGCAGCGCGCGCTTCTTGCGCGACGACGTCGTCCGAATCATGCGCGCGCTCGTGCGTCGCGAAACCGGCGCAACACTCGGACTTCCTCCGTTCGCGGAGCTCACGATGGACCAGGCCGCGGCTGCCGCGGAGCTGGTCTTCGGCTGGGATGGCGACGGCCCGCGCGCGCGCATCGACCCTGCGCGCACCGTCGATGGCTTCACGGCAGCGTGCGCGCGCGTGCTCGAAGTCGCTCGTGGTGGTGGACGAATCGCGTTCGCGACGGGGAGACCCGCGTCGCTGCTCGGTCTCCATCGAGCGCTGCTCGGCGCCGCGTCGGCTGCGGGCGGCGAGGTGCTGCGCGCGACCGAGTCGGGCCCGATCGACGCGCGCGACCGCCGGATCTGGTGGGTCGACGGCGTAGCCACCGTCAGCGACGGCGAGAGCCTCCTCGCCGACGACTCGACCGCCGCGGCGGACGAGCTCCTGTTCCTGCTCCCCCGGCCGGACCTGCTGGTCGGCGACCGCGCGTTCGCCGGCACGGCCGCGGGGTCCGGTCTCGAGGTGGTTGCGTTCGCGGGCCTCGACGCGATCGCGCTGGCCGTCGCCGCCTGGCGGGGCATGGCCGTCCGGGTCGTCCCGCTCGATGAACACCGCCCCCCGCAGGCGTACGCCCCGCTCCTGGAACTGCTGGAGGAAGCGGTACGCGCGCCCCAGCCCGACCCTGTCGTCCCCGACCTCGTCCGTCCCTCGGATCCCTTTGGGTCACGGACGGGCCGTTAG
- a CDS encoding glutamyl-tRNA reductase, with the protein MSLVIVGLNHRTVPVELLERMAVAPADLPKALQSLGRCEHLAEVVLLSTCNRTEVYAHATLFHPAMQDVRDFLCDVSGVDPDEFSDLLYAYHDDAAVAHLFGVAAGLDSMIIGEGEILGQVREAWQAAEREDASGPLLSRTFRHAIEVGKRARTETAIGRHAVSVSSAAVSLANSHVGTLDDRRVLVLGAGEMGEGMALALAGAGVLEIVVANRTMSRGETLARRVGGRAISLDEVPSALVECDVLLVSTGASGLLMERSQVEQVMERRGGRALLVVDVGVPRNIDPGAGEVFGVTLLDIDDLRALGEQSLAQRRQEIGKVRDLIAAELDRHRLERSAREVAPLVTALRARAEELRTLELERYRSKLAALDPAAREAVDAITQGVVNKLLHEPTIRVKDAAGTARGELYADALAELFDLPEPPSPDDP; encoded by the coding sequence ATGTCTCTGGTCATAGTCGGGCTCAACCACCGCACCGTGCCGGTGGAACTTCTCGAGCGCATGGCGGTCGCGCCTGCGGACCTCCCGAAGGCGCTGCAGTCGCTCGGCCGGTGCGAGCACCTCGCGGAGGTCGTGCTGCTCTCCACGTGCAACCGTACCGAGGTGTACGCGCACGCCACGCTCTTCCACCCTGCGATGCAGGACGTGCGCGACTTTCTCTGCGACGTGTCGGGTGTGGATCCCGACGAGTTCTCCGACCTGCTCTACGCCTACCACGACGACGCGGCAGTGGCGCACCTGTTCGGCGTCGCCGCCGGTCTCGACTCGATGATCATCGGCGAGGGCGAGATCCTCGGCCAGGTGCGCGAGGCATGGCAGGCGGCGGAGCGCGAGGACGCCAGCGGACCGTTGCTCTCCCGTACGTTCCGCCATGCCATCGAAGTGGGTAAGCGCGCCCGTACGGAGACCGCGATCGGTCGTCACGCGGTGTCGGTGTCGTCGGCTGCGGTGTCGCTCGCGAACAGCCACGTCGGCACGCTCGACGATCGCCGCGTGCTCGTGCTCGGCGCCGGTGAGATGGGGGAAGGCATGGCCCTCGCACTCGCGGGTGCCGGCGTGCTCGAGATCGTCGTGGCAAACCGCACGATGTCGCGCGGTGAGACACTGGCGCGCCGCGTGGGCGGACGCGCGATCTCGCTCGACGAGGTGCCCTCTGCACTCGTCGAGTGCGACGTGCTGCTCGTGTCCACGGGTGCCAGCGGTCTGCTCATGGAACGCAGCCAGGTGGAGCAGGTGATGGAGCGCCGCGGCGGACGCGCGCTGCTCGTCGTCGACGTGGGTGTTCCGCGCAACATCGACCCCGGGGCGGGCGAGGTGTTCGGCGTCACGCTCCTCGACATCGACGACCTGCGCGCGCTGGGCGAGCAGTCGCTGGCGCAACGCCGACAGGAGATCGGCAAGGTGCGCGACCTCATCGCGGCAGAGCTCGACCGTCACCGGCTCGAGCGCTCGGCGCGTGAGGTAGCGCCGCTCGTCACCGCGCTGCGCGCCCGCGCCGAGGAGCTGCGCACGCTCGAGCTCGAGCGTTATCGATCGAAGCTGGCCGCGCTCGACCCCGCCGCGCGCGAGGCCGTCGACGCGATCACCCAGGGCGTGGTGAACAAATTGTTGCACGAGCCGACGATCCGCGTGAAGGACGCCGCGGGAACCGCGCGTGGAGAGCTGTACGCCGACGCGCTGGCCGAGTTGTTCGATCTGCCGGAGCCTCCCTCTCCCGACGACCCGTGA